One genomic region from Electrophorus electricus isolate fEleEle1 chromosome 23, fEleEle1.pri, whole genome shotgun sequence encodes:
- the myl2b gene encoding LOW QUALITY PROTEIN: myosin, light chain 2b, regulatory, cardiac, slow (The sequence of the model RefSeq protein was modified relative to this genomic sequence to represent the inferred CDS: inserted 1 base in 1 codon; substituted 1 base at 1 genomic stop codon), whose product MEIVLEWFSSLDTVTLQNKASKKAKKRAEWTNTNVFLMFERAQIQEFKEAFTIMDQNRDGFIDENDLRDTFAAVGEMATHPLTPAAEQQLXPLLDTLNVKQEAIDEMLKEXPGPINFTVFLTMLGEKLKGTDPEETILSCFKVFDPEGKGYLGKNLVTNMLTTQADRFSQEEMEQMFTAFPPDVAGNLDYKNLVYIITHGEEKDQK is encoded by the exons ATGGAAATAGTGCTGGAATGGTTTTCTAGTCTTGATACTGTGACCTTACAGAACAAG gcatctaaaaaagcaaagaaaagagCAGAATGGACAAACACCAATGTATTCTTGATGTTTGAGCGAGCACAAATACAAGAGTTCAAAGAG GCCTTCACCATTATGGACCAGAACAGAGATGGATTCATCGACGAGAATGATCTGAGAGACACGTTTGCAGCAGTGGGTGAGATGGCTACACATCCACTGACCCCTGCTGCAGAGCAGCAGCTCTGACCTCTGCTGGACACGCTGAATGTGAAACAGGAGGCGATTGATGAGATGCTAAAGG CCCCTGGACCCATTAACTTTACTGTCTTTCTCACCATGCTTGGGGAGAAGCTCAAAG GCACAGATCCAGAAGAAACTATCCTCAGCTGCTTTAAAGTGTTTGACCCTGAAGGGAAAGGATACCTGGGGAAGAATCT TGTGACTAACATGCTGACAACCCAAGCAGACAGATTCTCTCAAGAAGAG ATGGAACAGATGTTCACTGCTTTCCCACCAGATGTGGCTGGTAATCTTGACTACAAGAACCTGGTCTACATCATCACACACGGAGAAGAAAAGGACcagaagtaa
- the pptc7a gene encoding protein phosphatase PTC7 homolog encodes MMLSVLSYGRLLARAVIGGLSQTDGRDYSLVSASFGYGKDFRKGILKKGMCYGDDACFIARHRSADVLGVADGVGGWRDYGVDPSQFSGTLMRTCERLVKEGRFVPSNPVGILTTSYYELLQNKVPLLGSSTACIVVLDRQSHQLHTANLGDSGFLVVRGGEVVHRSDEQQHYFNTPFQLSIAPPEAEGSVLSDSPEAADSSSFDVQLGDIILTATDGLFDNMPDYMILQELKKLKNTNYESIQQTAKSIAEQAHVLAYDPNYMSPFAQFACDNGLNVRGGKPDDITVLLSIVAEYTD; translated from the exons ATGATGTTGTCCGTACTCTCCTACGGCAGACTGCTCGCCAGGGCCGTCATCGGCGGTCTTTCCCAGACAGACGGCCGCGACTACAGCCTGGTGTCCGCCAGCTTTGGATACGGGAAAGACTTTCGGAAAGGGATTTTGAAGAAAGGGATGTGCTACGGTGACGACGCCTGTTTCATTGCGCGACACAGATCCGCCGACGTCTTGG GTGTGGCTGATGGAGTGGGTGGCTGGCGTGATTATGGAGTAGACCCCTCTCAGTTCTCTGGAACCCTAATGAGGACATGTGAGAGACTGGTCAAAGAAGGACGCTTCGTGCCCAGTAACCCAGTGGGAATCCTCACCACCAGCTACTATGAGCTCCTTCAAAACAAAGTACCTCTACTAG GAAGCAGCACAGCCTGTATAGTGGTGCTGGACAGACAAAGCCATCAGCTTCACACAGCAAACCTCGGTGATTCAGGATTCCTGGTTGTTCGGGGAGGGGAGGTAGTCCATAGGTCTGATGAGCAGCAGCACTATTTCAACACCCCCTTCCAGCTTTCGATTGCCCCCCCAGAAGCAGAGGGCTCTGTCCTTAGTGACAG TCCTGAAGCGGCTGACAGTTCATCCTTTGATGTCCAGCTTGGAGACATCATCCTTACTGCCACAGATGGACTCTTTGACAACATGCCAGATTACATGATATTACAAGAACTCAAAAAGCTTAAG AACACCAATTATGAGAGCATCCAGCAGACGGCCAAGAGTATTGCAGAGCAGGCCCACGTTTTGGCTTATGACCCCAATTACATGTCACCTTTTGCACAGTTTGCCTGTGACAATGGACTGAATGTAAGGG GAGGAAAGCCAGATGACATTACAGTTCTGCTTTCAATTGTGGCAGAGTACACAGACTGA